AGTTTAATTTGCCTGTGATTTGCATGGTTCATCATGTGATTTTAAGcaattatatgtatataggaCTCATTGTATGATGCGGATGTCCGTTCAAATtagcaaacaatttttttagtgTGCTATTATTGGGCCTTTCAGCTCAGTTATCAGTTTTACCAGTTACCAGTTATCAGTTATCAGTTTTTAGTGTGTTGTTATTTAGTAGGTGCAAGTCCTGtgcatttcatttgaaaaaaagtggatcTCACCATGAAAAAGTGGTTTTTTCATAACTTTATTATAGAGGGGCTGGCCCGCTTTTTTTCAAAGGGACTGCATGGAACTTGCATGACTAGCGAGGCCTGTATCTAGCATTAGTCTATTCCTTAATCTCTGCaaaatgtttctttttctcAATTGTTGGCATCTAGCTGGTTTAGGTTCTTTAATAAGAGACAGGATTACCTTTTTGCTATtctcctttctttcattttcttttttttttttttttgttctcttttaaCCATGCGACTTTGGAAGCTTCGGACTTTGTTTGGGGGCAAGATATGCATGACTCTGTGGATGCAGTCCTTAATCCAGTTGGTGAGTGTAGTCTTGCACAGCAACAGCAGCAAGAGGGTTATGGGACTGAAACTGCTGGAGAAACTCCTGTAGAGGAGAACGTGTCTGCTTCATTTCAAAGCATGGCAAACATTGTACAAGAAGGGCCCCCAGCTCCGGCCATGGAAGAACATGTGGGAGAGGATCCAAAGAAAACTTATGCTTCTGTTGTATGCACCTTTCCGTTATTAGAGTGTGTGTGGCTTGCCTGAGAGCGGTTTAACTATTCACCTGTTTCTGTTTGAGTGCATTCTTAAATGCACTGTTGCATTTGTCTTTTGCCATATGCCTGTGCACATGTGCGGACAGTTGTGATTTCACCTGCAGTATGTGCTTTATATTCCCTTAGCTAAGGTTTATTCCAGTTTGCATTTCACTTGTGTATTTGTTCTTCATATGTTGCATTCTTagaaaatttcttgaaatgattTGAAGACAATTATCACTTGAGCTACACAATCCTGAGCCTCTCATTGAACGTTATTGATGCAACAACGTTTTAAATGAGAGAGCCACCATAAACTTCCCTACAAAAGTTCTCTATCTGTTCTGCCAGCATCCAGTCACACATAAATAAAATTCCTTTTAGAAGCTCCCCGGGACCCTAGACAATACCAATCACCATATTGACACCCCCATAGACTCTAGACTACACACCTGGTCATATCACTAATTTTGTCTCTTGGAGGCATATGATATGGACCTTCAATTCTTTAAGCAAGTTTCAAATCCTAAGGAGTTTATCAGCATTACTCACCCCCTCACTTTCCATGACAAAGATACCCTTCCCCTTAACTCTTCCACAGCTGGAGCTTTGAAGTTTTGAGTCATTATTAACAGAACAGGTTTAGTCTTTTCAGTTCTATTTTACCTTTTTGCTGAATCGATGGGCAAAGACCTTCTGTGAGAGAGGAACGGGAGTTGTAGACTAATGCAAGTTTGACACGATTTGCAGAACAGAAACATGCATTTGGGTCAACATGAAGGGATGGGCTTCTTTCATTAGTACTTACAGAAACAGATTTGTCTGTGTTTGGTATTCATGTATATATTCTCAATTACTAATAATGGAGTCATCAGTGATTGGTAAAAGTTTGGAATATCTTTATTGGTGTtggattttttcttatttattacatgttatttgGTGGAAACTTACTAGTTGCGAGGATCTAAAGGACAGCCTGGACCATCATTTTCTGCCTGGCCATCTTTACAGAGAAGTTCCCCAGCTACTTCAGAATGGAATCATACACCACAACCTGATGCTCTGCATTCAAACTCTACAGTGTCATTAGTGCCTCAAGCTAGGGTAGATGTGGTGGAATCTTTACACAGAAGCTCCCCTGCTACTTCAGAGAGGAATCAAACACCACAGCCTGCTGCTCAGCATTCAAACTCCACATTATCATTAGTACCTCAAGCTAGGGTAGATGCAGTGGAATCTTTATATGGAAGCTCCCCCTCTACTTCAGAGAGGAATCAAACACCACAGCCTGCTGCTCAGCATTCAAACTCTACACTGTCATTAGTGCCTCAAGCTAGGTTAGATGCGGTGGAATCTTTACACGGAAGCTCCCCTGCTACTTCAGAGAGGAATCAAAGACCACAGCCTGCCGCTCAGCATTCAAGCTCTACACTGTCATTAGTGCCTCAAACTGGGGTATATGCTGTGGAATCTTTACATGGAAGCTCCCCCGCTACTTCAGAGAGGAATCAAAGGCTACAGCCTGCTGCTCAGCATTCAAACTCTACACTGTCATTAGTGCCTCAAACTGGGGTAGATGCTTTGGAATCTTTACACAGAAGCTCCGCCACTGATTCAGAGAGGAATCAAACACCACAGCCTGCTGCTCAACATTCAAACTCTACATTGTCATTAGTGCCTCGAGCTAGGGTTCAAGCTAGGGTTGATGTGGCGGAATCTTTACACAGAAGTTCCCCTGCTACTTCAGAGAGGAATCAAACGCCACAGCCTGCTGCTCAGCATTCAAGCTCTACATTATCATTAGTGCCTCAAGCTGGGGTAGATGCAGTGGATGAGGGCTTGCCAGTAGAAAAAGAAGGTCAATTTCCTGATTCATGTTTTGAACATTTCACTCGGTAATGTTGTCTTAATGACCCTAAAAACCTCAGAACATCCTCTTCATTTGTCTGAGCTTTTGTCAAATTTTCAGTAATTTCGTTTTTGAAGTTCTAAGTTGATCCTTCCTCAATCATCCCTCCAGGTGAACCGAAATCTGTCTATGTGATGAACTTACCTCCTACTATTACCAAGAAAAAAATCAGGAAGAAATTCAAGAAATTCGGCCACATAATACCCAATGGCATCTTGATTACGTCACAGAATGTGAGTTTCTCATTTTACTTTTTGACTTTTTTGtttgggtttttttctttttttgtataaCCTTTAGAGAAGCTCAAGTAGCCTTGGTATGTACAGGAAAGTTGCCGTGCTGTTGTCGAGTTTGAAGACCTTATTAGCGTAAAAAATGCACTCGAGgtttctatttcttcttttttctccacGTTTAATTAGTAGAGGAAAGTATTCAAGGCATTGAGGTGAAAAATCCGTTTGTTTGATGACATTCGTTTTACCTCAGCCATCTGCCTACCCAATcacaaatattttaattgggTCCTTTGTTGACTTGGCAGCATTATGCACTTAAGCCAATCACATAAATGTGGATAGAAATCTAAGCTTGTAATTCTtgcaatttttatttactttttaaaacattaaacaccttgtttaatttctttatgAACTGCTTTTATCTTCCAGATTGAGCTCTTGATCGAGACTAGATCATTATTTGTGTGATGTCAACTCTGTTTCACAGATATATACATTATAAGATGAATGTAACATGGACAGCTACTCTCTCTATATATCGAAGCTTAGAGATCAACTAtgttattgatttattttggtttctttgaTTGCGATTCCCAGTAAACTGCATTAATATGTTACCCCCTCTGTCCCATATTTATAATCCACACTGCCATTTGGGGATGTCCCATGTTATTTTTCCATATTCACAAGTCCAAAAATAAAAGTCCTTCAATTTCCAATAATATCCTTTTCATCCTCTTATATACTTGCTTCACTTTTCATCAGAAGCATAgtaccaaaaaacaaaacatggtaCCTGGATggattttatctaattaatattatttttctcaaatatatGTTTTGTCAAATGGGACTATATTTTTGAAGCTGGGGGAATATTTTATGTGCCTAAAAGAACCAGCCTTTCTTGTGGTTGTAAATAATGTCTTCAATAATCTATTGAATTTTGGAAGGATTTATGTTTTAACTGTCAAGCCTGTAAGATGATATTAGCTTGCATCAAATGGTCCTCTGCAGGCCTCTCCAATACAATTGGCTGGAAGTGAAGTCTACATTCTAAGGAAGATGCCAGTCGAGAGCAGTACTTATCAAGGTGGAAGTATGTGCCTTAAACTACTCGGATGAGATGTATTTATTAACCCAGCATGATTCgttgaattaaaaaatgtaCTTTAATGAACGTATTCCTTGGTTATTCACTTTATAATTGCATGCAGTGTAATTCTTAATCTGGAATTTTGCAATTTCTCTTTATGTCAATTTGGGCTTTAATTATATCCCTGGAACATAAAAACTGCGAAAAAAGTCTTTGGAATATATTCAAAGAGCAACTTCCAACGATGGATTTGATGGTGGCGTGTTGCCACTGCTGGAGCATTGGTGTTACTGGACACACTGGTAGCTGCTATAGCTGTAGTGATCATATCGTGATGGCCCTTCGTCTGTACTTGTGGTAGTGATGACGGTAACGAGTGTCATAGTTGTTAGCGTGTTGAGAAGAACAAGCAGCAGACTCCTTGGTTTCAGACTCAGAAAACAATAGCTGCTGTGATATAACCACTTGTGATTGATCATTTGTCTTATGATTCATGTCAACCGAAAATTGATACagccaatcacatcagtggagTGCACATAGATTACgcaaaagtgattgtatatagCATAACTCATCTTAAAAACAGTGTTCCTTGAGTAGGAAAAAAAACCTGGAGACCTGACTGGCAGTTATAATCATTACACCTAATTGAACTTTCGTGTtagtatcattcacttttcatgTGGCATGGTATGCTTGGAGTAGCCACttgtcttcctttttttttgttaacatcTATTTGAAATGCCTAAACCAGGAAGGggtagaggaagaggaagaggaagtgaCCAAATGACTATCACATGGGGGAGTTTTGGATTACTGGGAAGCTACCCGGGAGGTGATTAGGATGGTGGTGGATACAACAGACTGACAGGAAATGATTCTTATTAGTGTGGTTAgtgatgatgagatgaaaaagcCTTGGCAATCATTCATGGGTCAAGCATTTTCCTTCTAATGGTTCCAGGAAATATGTCGTAGTTTTTCAGATGTGCCATTTTACGGGATTGGATTGTCAAGAAGCTTGTTTCTGTTGTTTCCTGCTGTAGTCAcaaacggtttttttttttttttcttttttagtgacAAACATTTCGTTAGTTTCATGATGAATGAAGAGGAATCGTTGATGTTCTTTTCATTGTGCTTATACCACCATATTTCCTCTGTTTAGTGCgataatcaattacaaataaGGTAAAAGAGTAGATGCGCTTGGACAATCTCATGTATCAAAATGCCTGTTTTTGGACTCTGTGCAAGAGCAAATGCCGGGAAAAAAAGAGGTGATACAGGTCCTGAAAAAtcctctttcttcctttttgttGAGCAAAATTTCAAGTGATGTCTCTTGAGCATGGTGTTAGTTGATGTTTTTCAATTTtcgatttaatttatttattttaatttctgaGCAGGGAagcattaataattttaaatttcagaGTAGGGGTAgtaattgatatttttaaaaattgatttcatAGAATCTCCGAGCAGGgtaatatttggaaaaattgcATATTGTCCATTGTGGTTGTAGCCTATCCAAACTAGCTGTGTTTCCATAAAAATTTGCATGTATAGTATGTTAGATTTTCCTCCTCTGAAGTCCTTTCGGAATATGTTAGAGCTTAGgcttaaataatttttgtatCTATATATTTGCGAAAACTTTTGCAATCAAATATGGGACATTGAGTATGAACTCTGGCTTCCATTGCCAGTTTACCTGTATACATAAACAATGTCTATACACATACACGATAGGAAGGCCATTCTTATTCTTGAATAATGCTATCCTCTAACCAGCCAATAGCTCAGAAAGAATtgccatcctctctctctctcaaggttGAACTTGCAGAAGGTTCAAAACCTATGTGCCTTGCTCACAAGGCTCCCACAACCCAATTTTTAAGCACTTGCAGAAGCGACAGCTCCATGAAAATGTGATTGCATGACTTGGATCTCTTCTGGCACAACACTTTCATCCACATATTCCTCTGCTTCCCAGAGAAAACTTGCATATGCTGCATGAACATGGCTGAAAACCAACAATCCTAAAGTTAAGTTGCATGACATACAAATGCAGAGCCTgactttagaaaataattttgttttttcattataatGTATGAAGTTTTCTTAGATACACACCTATCTTGAGGAGAAGCTTGAACTGCTCGTTCAAAGTAGCTTGAAGCCCTATCTTGGTCATGACTGAGCTCCCATACTAGCTTAGCACATTGTGATAGAACTTCACCGTCCTTGGGATCTGCTAGTATTGCACGAGAGTAATACTCTTCTGCCCCCTGAAGATCTCTCTTGGACTGTCAAAACAATAAGATTGTAAGCATTACTATTAACGCCCAGATGAAACATAATTCCAATTAACTTGAGAATTAAGCGAAATCGTCccattgttcaaatgtttaggCTTCTGAAGTATACGGTTAGTTATCCATGgttgaaaaattagaaaaattaaaagaaaaaagcaatTATAAGCCTAATGATTGCACAGGATGAGAAAAGCAATATGTCCAAATGCTAACAAATAAATATGGTAAAACTAACCTGATACAGAAATTGAGCATAATTTCTCAAACACAAAGGGTTTCCAGGATTTTCCTCCACCATCCTCTTAAAATGCTCCTCAACCCCTCCTTGATTGTCCCCGCAATCCCCACCGGACCCTGTTGAGTTGAATTCTCCTCTGCCCCCACCGCCTCCGCCGCCTCCTCCAACACCAACACCAACACCTGGCCCTCCTTCCATCCCTTGACCACGTCCAAAACCCAGATTCCAAATTTCCTCCCTAACACTGGCCTCCTCTGTCAGAGTCAGGTTTCTTGTTTTGTTCTCTAGACCAAGAGCTTGTGCTTCCATCGCCATGACCATCTCTTCACCTCTTTCATTCCTCCACAGTGGTTTTTCATCTTCCTCTAACTCATCTCTCTCTTCATCATCCTCTGTATAataatcttcttcttcatcctcttcttcttcgtcaTCTTCGCATTCACCTCTCGTAGATGGTATAGTTTGCAACATGAAGAACTTGTTGCTGCAAGAAGCATAGGCTAGTCCTTCCAAGTTTCCTTCAGACTGAGCTCTTCGAAAGCCTTTATTCCGGTCGAGGTCAGCAATGGAGGGAGAGATTGGGGAGGTGTTGCGAGAGAATGAGGAGAGGTTGAGAGACCCAGCTTGGTGGAGTGAGAGCTTGTGGTGGCTTTGGTGGATGGTGGGTGGTGGGTGCTTGAGGGTAATACAGGTTTCATAGTGATTGAGGTTGTTGTTGGGACTTTCTGAGTGGAGGGATCCGAGTAATGGTGTTGAAGAACTTCTGAGCAGCATCTTTCTTCTTTGATAATAGAACTTCAGCTGTTGTAGCCGCTTGTTTTGGGTATAGAGCCCTGTGCAGATAACAGAGTTAGAGCCAACTTGAAAGAGCTAATCTTTTCTAGTTACTAAAGCagaaagtaaaaagtaaaattaatgtCACTTTTCTTCAATATAAGGTACAGAATAATGgaaaaacagaagaaaattTACCACTTTTGAGAAATAAGAGAGGCCAGTAACGATCTCAGAGAACTTTCTATGACAATGGACAAAATCAAAGCCTAGCTAAAAGAAAATTTGACAGAGAAAAGAAGAGCTGTTCAGAATATAGAAACTGAACCAGAGAGTTGTCTGCAGAACTCCATTTTATAAGAGAAAGACCAATGCGTTTCTCttgaaaagcaaaagaaaaacattgaatGGAGGAGAAGAAGTGATCTACTTGCTCAGCCAGCTGGGGGAGAAAAATATCAATTTgttctctagcttcaagaaaaTTCACACGAGGAACCTGACAGCCTGAGCCTTCCTTTCCATGCAATTGGTGCGGGTGGGCCACTGAGGCATATGCACAGTTGGATGGATGCTATTGCTACGTCATGCAGGCTGTGAGTCGACTTTATGCACATGAGTTTTACCAGTACACGTAAACGTCCTCCATCACAGGAATTCTTTGTTGGGACTGGTCTGATCTTTGACTCTCAACCGGACGCGTGGCTAAGTTCTAATTACGTTTGGAGAGTGAGGTAATGACtacgtttggatagtgagatctCAAATGATTTTAGGTGACCTCAGAGTCGACTTTATACACGAGTTTTACCTGTACATGAAAACATCCTTCATCACAAGAATTCTTTGTTGGGACTGGCCTGATCTTTGACTCTCAACCATACACGTGGCTAAAACTGTTCATCTGGATTTAAACTATTCCCCAGTTGCTGAGTTTTaacctaataataataaaaaaataaaaaaatattaaataaaaaaataattataaaatattaaatagccGTAGAATCTGATATTATTCCACTGTCCGAAGAAAGCCTAGTTGGATTCTTTCCTGTGTGGGTGTGAGTAACCGGacaaatatttctcatcac
This is a stretch of genomic DNA from Carya illinoinensis cultivar Pawnee chromosome 3, C.illinoinensisPawnee_v1, whole genome shotgun sequence. It encodes these proteins:
- the LOC122305394 gene encoding nuclear transport factor 2-like isoform X2; the protein is MASWYLRHGSAMQVGSNFTNQYYPVLLVQPDLVHKFYSLGSTMILVDGNSSNSANDFMKIHRLLMSLNLAAIEIQTTNSLYSWHGGVLVVVSGMVKIRGFNKKRKFVQIIFLIPLGDGYLILNDIFQFINDDASAYQNQAPILLGGIFDTQPNSSSALPEPHASDFVWGQDMHDSVDAVLNPVGECSLAQQQQQEGYGTETAGETPVEENVSASFQSMANIVQEGPPAPAMEEHVGEDPKKTYASVLRGSKGQPGPSFSAWPSLQRSSPATSEWNHTPQPDALHSNSTVSLVPQARVDVVESLHRSSPATSERNQTPQPAAQHSNSTLSLVPQARVDAVESLYGSSPSTSERNQTPQPAAQHSNSTLSLVPQARLDAVESLHGSSPATSERNQRPQPAAQHSSSTLSLVPQTGVYAVESLHGSSPATSERNQRLQPAAQHSNSTLSLVPQTGVDALESLHRSSATDSERNQTPQPAAQHSNSTLSLVPRARVQARVDVAESLHRSSPATSERNQTPQPAAQHSSSTLSLVPQAGVDAVDEGLPVEKEGEPKSVYVMNLPPTITKKKIRKKFKKFGHIIPNGILITSQNPWYVQESCRAVVEFEDLISVKNALEASPIQLAGSEVYILRKMPVESSTYQGRGRGRGRGSDQMTITWGSFGLLGSYPGGD
- the LOC122305394 gene encoding nuclear transport factor 2-like isoform X1 — protein: MASWYLRHGSAMQVGSNFTNQYYPVLLVQPDLVHKFYSLGSTMILVDGNSSNSANDFMKIHRLLMSLNLAAIEIQTTNSLYSWHGGVLVVVSGMVKIRGFNKKRKFVQIIFLIPLGDGYLILNDIFQFINDDASAYQNQAPILLGGIFDTQPNSSSALPEPHASDFVWGQDMHDSVDAVLNPVGECSLAQQQQQEGYGTETAGETPVEENVSASFQSMANIVQEGPPAPAMEEHVGEDPKKTYASVLRGSKGQPGPSFSAWPSLQRSSPATSEWNHTPQPDALHSNSTVSLVPQARVDVVESLHRSSPATSERNQTPQPAAQHSNSTLSLVPQARVDAVESLYGSSPSTSERNQTPQPAAQHSNSTLSLVPQARLDAVESLHGSSPATSERNQRPQPAAQHSSSTLSLVPQTGVYAVESLHGSSPATSERNQRLQPAAQHSNSTLSLVPQTGVDALESLHRSSATDSERNQTPQPAAQHSNSTLSLVPRARVQARVDVAESLHRSSPATSERNQTPQPAAQHSSSTLSLVPQAGVDAVDEGLPVEKEGEPKSVYVMNLPPTITKKKIRKKFKKFGHIIPNGILITSQNPWYVQESCRAVVEFEDLISVKNALEASPIQLAGSEVYILRKMPVESSTYQGGRRGRGRGRGSDQMTITWGSFGLLGSYPGGD
- the LOC122305394 gene encoding nuclear transport factor 2-like isoform X3, with the translated sequence MASWYLRHGSAMQVGSNFTNQYYPVLLVQPDLVHKFYSLGSTMILVDGNSSNSANDFMKIHRLLMSLNLAAIEIQTTNSLYSWHGGVLVVVSGMVKIRGFNKKRKFVQIIFLIPLGDGYLILNDIFQFINDDASAYQNQAPILLGGIFDTQPNSSSALPEPHASDFVWGQDMHDSVDAVLNPVGECSLAQQQQQEGYGTETAGETPVEENVSASFQSMANIVQEGPPAPAMEEHVGEDPKKTYASVLRGSKGQPGPSFSAWPSLQRSSPATSEWNHTPQPDALHSNSTVSLVPQARVDVVESLHRSSPATSERNQTPQPAAQHSNSTLSLVPQARVDAVESLYGSSPSTSERNQTPQPAAQHSNSTLSLVPQARLDAVESLHGSSPATSERNQRPQPAAQHSSSTLSLVPQTGVYAVESLHGSSPATSERNQRLQPAAQHSNSTLSLVPQTGVDALESLHRSSATDSERNQTPQPAAQHSNSTLSLVPRARVQARVDVAESLHRSSPATSERNQTPQPAAQHSSSTLSLVPQAGVDAVDEGLPVEKEGEPKSVYVMNLPPTITKKKIRKKFKKFGHIIPNGILITSQNESCRAVVEFEDLISVKNALEASPIQLAGSEVYILRKMPVESSTYQGGRRGRGRGRGSDQMTITWGSFGLLGSYPGGD
- the LOC122305395 gene encoding uncharacterized protein LOC122305395 is translated as MLLRSSSTPLLGSLHSESPNNNLNHYETCITLKHPPPTIHQSHHKLSLHQAGSLNLSSFSRNTSPISPSIADLDRNKGFRRAQSEGNLEGLAYASCSNKFFMLQTIPSTRGECEDDEEEEDEEEDYYTEDDEERDELEEDEKPLWRNERGEEMVMAMEAQALGLENKTRNLTLTEEASVREEIWNLGFGRGQGMEGGPGVGVGVGGGGGGGGGRGEFNSTGSGGDCGDNQGGVEEHFKRMVEENPGNPLCLRNYAQFLYQSKRDLQGAEEYYSRAILADPKDGEVLSQCAKLVWELSHDQDRASSYFERAVQASPQDSHVHAAYASFLWEAEEYVDESVVPEEIQVMQSHFHGAVASASA
- the LOC122305394 gene encoding uncharacterized protein LOC122305394 isoform X5, with amino-acid sequence MASWYLRHGSAMQVGSNFTNQYYPVLLVQPDLVHKFYSLGSTMILVDGNSSNSANDFMKIHRLLMSLNLAAIEIQTTNSLYSWHGGVLVVVSGMVKIRGFNKKRKFVQIIFLIPLGDGYLILNDIFQFINDDASAYQNQAPILLGGIFDTQPNSSSALPEPHASDFVWGQDMHDSVDAVLNPVGECSLAQQQQQEGYGTETAGETPVEENVSASFQSMANIVQEGPPAPAMEEHVGEDPKKTYASVLRGSKGQPGPSFSAWPSLQRSSPATSEWNHTPQPDALHSNSTVSLVPQARVDVVESLHRSSPATSERNQTPQPAAQHSNSTLSLVPQARVDAVESLYGSSPSTSERNQTPQPAAQHSNSTLSLVPQARLDAVESLHGSSPATSERNQRPQPAAQHSSSTLSLVPQTGVYAVESLHGSSPATSERNQRLQPAAQHSNSTLSLVPQTGVDALESLHRSSATDSERNQTPQPAAQHSNSTLSLVPRARVQARVDVAESLHRSSPATSERNQTPQPAAQHSSSTLSLVPQAGVDAVDEGLPVEKEGEPKSVYVMNLPPTITKKKIRKKFKKFGHIIPNGILITSQNASPIQLAGSEVYILRKMPVESSTYQGRGRGRGRGSDQMTITWGSFGLLGSYPGGD
- the LOC122305394 gene encoding uncharacterized protein LOC122305394 isoform X4 — protein: MASWYLRHGSAMQVGSNFTNQYYPVLLVQPDLVHKFYSLGSTMILVDGNSSNSANDFMKIHRLLMSLNLAAIEIQTTNSLYSWHGGVLVVVSGMVKIRGFNKKRKFVQIIFLIPLGDGYLILNDIFQFINDDASAYQNQAPILLGGIFDTQPNSSSALPEPHASDFVWGQDMHDSVDAVLNPVGECSLAQQQQQEGYGTETAGETPVEENVSASFQSMANIVQEGPPAPAMEEHVGEDPKKTYASVLRGSKGQPGPSFSAWPSLQRSSPATSEWNHTPQPDALHSNSTVSLVPQARVDVVESLHRSSPATSERNQTPQPAAQHSNSTLSLVPQARVDAVESLYGSSPSTSERNQTPQPAAQHSNSTLSLVPQARLDAVESLHGSSPATSERNQRPQPAAQHSSSTLSLVPQTGVYAVESLHGSSPATSERNQRLQPAAQHSNSTLSLVPQTGVDALESLHRSSATDSERNQTPQPAAQHSNSTLSLVPRARVQARVDVAESLHRSSPATSERNQTPQPAAQHSSSTLSLVPQAGVDAVDEGLPVEKEGEPKSVYVMNLPPTITKKKIRKKFKKFGHIIPNGILITSQNASPIQLAGSEVYILRKMPVESSTYQGGRRGRGRGRGSDQMTITWGSFGLLGSYPGGD